The Tautonia plasticadhaerens nucleotide sequence TCGCAGCCATGACCTCGTCCGGTTCTCCTGAAGAGATATTGGATGCGAAACGAACGTCCGAGTCCAGTTGTGCTCTCGCAAGCCGTCGTCGAGCACCGGGACAAAAGGCAACGGCCTTCGCGATGAGCCCGGCCGGGCCCGGTGACCTTGAACGACACTCAGCACAGGACCGCTCGGGCGAAGAGGCAGCCCCTGGCGAAATGGGTATGACCATCTGGCACGGTCGCCGTGGCCGGGCGGGATCGTCCGCCCCTGGTCGCGTCCGGCATCGGCGGGGCGGGCGTCGCGTTTCTCGGGACGACCGCCCCCAGGGAGGCGACGATGCCCAGGACGACCGCCAGCACGACGCCCCGCACCGGGGCCGACTGGCCCGCCGTCCCCGAGGACCGATGGCCCGATTCGGCACGTCGGGTGGGCCCGACGCGATGGGTATGCTTCAACCGGCAGGCCGGCGGCTGGCTATCGGTCGCAACCTGGTGGCACAGGCTCGCCCCCGGCGATCGTCGACATCGCCTCGAACACGGCGGGGTCGATCGTGTTGCGCACGTACGTTACCGACCCGTCGGCCATCGCCAGGTTCGCCCCGCCGGGATGGTAACCGCCGAACGCCCGGCCGGGCCCGAGATAGGGACGCGTCGCCGGGTCGACTCCGCGCACGCTCGATGGCCCGCCGGCCGTCCACGGGGCCAGGCCGATGCTCGATTCCACGAGCATCGTCGTCTGGGACATCCCGTCGTGAATGTCGGCCATCCGCGTGGCCCTGTTCTCGCCGAACACACCGGCTCGCGGGTGCCCCGTGGGCAGCGCCGGGGCGTCGGCCCCGAGGCCGGCGATCCCGACGTAACTCAGCAATGTCGGCCGGGGCGCCCGCTGCTCGTCAGGGGCCGAGGGGCAGACGAAGGTGTTGAACGAGTCCTGGGGTTTCCAGCTGATCCAGGCGCCTGGCGGGGGCATGTAGTGAAGGGTCCGGTTCGGAGGCTCGTCCCACCCCTTCGTCCCGTCGATCCCGGGGTCGATCCCACCACCGACCTCGTGGTGCACGCTCACGGGCCAACCCAGCCGGCGAGCCGGCGGCAGGGTTG carries:
- a CDS encoding DUF1559 family PulG-like putative transporter: MQRPRARMTVRVLMGVAAVGALAALCNRVASDFSRAEREAANRAGCVGHLKSILFGLHNHHATYGTFPPGTVPHPTLPPARRLGWPVSVHHEVGGGIDPGIDGTKGWDEPPNRTLHYMPPPGAWISWKPQDSFNTFVCPSAPDEQRAPRPTLLSYVGIAGLGADAPALPTGHPRAGVFGENRATRMADIHDGMSQTTMLVESSIGLAPWTAGGPSSVRGVDPATRPYLGPGRAFGGYHPGGANLAMADGSVTYVRNTIDPAVFEAMSTIAGGEPVPPGCDR